TGATGCACGTGCGAAAGAGCGTAAGAAATACGGTCTTAAAGGCGCTCGTCGTGCACCTCAGTTCTCAAAACGTTAATCTATATTACGTTTCAAGGCTCTTTTCACTTATGGTGGAAAGGGTCTTTTTATTACAGAGTAAGAAAGTATAAAAATCTGTCCTTATTTGGATGGTGCTTTTATTTTTGTCTAGCTCCAGCTCCCAGCGACGGGTAGCGCTTTCGACGCACAGGAAGTGCTAGCATCAATGTTGCCCGTCTTTAGTTGATGTTCCATGTCTCTACGATAAGTCAACGGAGACGCCTCCAGGAGGGAGGTGGATCTACGTTGCCACAGGACGTGGCTGAACTTAGTAGATCCTCCGCTTTCGGGCTTTTCGTGTTTCCTTTATCTCATGCGGCGATGCACAGGAAGTGCTAGCGTCAACGTTAGTCACAGGACGTGATTGTACTTAGTTGACGTACCTTTGCACCTGCGTCGCTATACGGGCTCTTGCGCTTTTCTTATTAGAATTTGTACTGGACTTCAAGAGTACCATTCTTACTGCTTTTTGGGTGGGGATGTATTTTATTTCTCAAAAAAAAGGGTAGACTTAATGTTCTACCCCGAGTGTAAATTTTAAGCTATCTACAAATAAGTTCATTTGTTTTTTTAGTTCGACTTCTTTTGATAATACATCGTAACCGATATATACGCCATCGGTGAAGGAGATAATCGATCCCGCAATTACTTCTGCTTCGTATTTGCTGGAAAACTCTCCTTTTTGTTGTCCTTCTTTAATAATACGAGCATAAATATTTAAGAAATGTTTGTAACGTTTTTTGGCAAAGATTAATCGTTGTTCATCGTTTTTACTCGTAAGGTGGAACTCAATTTTTGCTGGGGTCAAAGGATCAGTAAGAACCTCATTATTATCGTCATGTGAGGTTAACAATAATTCTTGGAGTGTTTTCCAATAAGAAGATGGTTGATTACTTAATGTTGCGTTAATCTTTTCTGAAAATACGTCTAGCTCTTCTTCCAAGACCACCTTCATGACGTCTTCTTTATTAGAAAAGTATTGGTAAAGTCCACCTCTACTTACGCTAGATTCTTCCATAATATGTTTCATTGTTGCTTTTTCAAATCCATACTTTATAAATACGTTTCTGGCAGCGTCTAAAATTTTCGCTCGACGCCGCTCTTTATGTTCTTGGCTAACTTTTGGAGACATCTAACTTCCCTCTTTCTATGTTACTTCTAAAAAATAATCCGATCGCAAATGAAAAAATCAATAGTGAACCCGTAAGAATAAACGTCGGGATGATTCCAATCACTGTGACGAGGATTCCTCCTAGTAATGGACCAACAATAGTAGCCGTTGTTGAAACGCTATTAATGACGCCAAACACACGCCCAGTTAAATTTGTTGGTGTTTTGATTTGAACAGAGGCTTGAAAAGGAATAAAGACTAAACCTGCTGCAAACCCAACCATTAGTCCCAATATAGATCCCCACACGATAAATAAAGGTAAATTTAAAACAGTCAATATAGCTAGTATACTAAAACCACAACCGATTAAACAAACCCCTGAAAGCATCAGCTTAAAAGCGTGATAGTCTGTCTTTTTTGCCAGAATCGACCCACAAATAAATGTACCTATTCCAACCGTTGCAACGAACAAGCCAAATTGATTAGCTGAAAAGCTTGGTATTTGTCTCATTAAGACAATGGCTTGGGAGTCTGAGAGCTGTAGGATTAACAAGCTCGTTCCTAAAAATATTAATCCAACATATAAGAATGAGTTGCTCTTTATAAAGCTCATACCCTCTACAAGGTCTTCCTTGAAAGAACGTTTTTCTAAAGGGGTTTGCGTCATTTCATTAACTGAAGCTGGTAAGAGGGAGATGAGTGCAGCAGAAACAATAAAGGTAACAGAATCAATATAAAATACAAACTGTGTACCAAATAGAGAAACAAGCAACCCACTTAACAAGGGGCCTAAAACTTTTGTACCTGAATCAATCATTGAAGTAATAGACATGGCGCTTTTCATATCTTCTAGGGGAACTACTTCTTTTAGTTTACCGTTTTTAGCTGGTACAAAGACAGAAGCGAAAAGACCGGTCATAAATAAGCAAGCGTAAACAATCCAGATAGAATTGGCAAAGGCTAATCCAATGATAAAAACGGCTCTAAATACGTCAGAGACAATCATTAAGCCTTTACGGTTGAAGCGGTCAGCAATTATACCTGAAAAGGGGCCGAATATTGCCATAGGTAGTGCCAGAGACAATATAATGAATGAGATTTGTAAAGATGTAGCTTCCCACTTCAATCCTACTAATGTAATAACAGCTATAATACTTAACCAATCTCCGAGACTGGAAATGAGTTGTGCAGTAATTAAAGTGAGATAATTTTTGTTTTTCTTTATATTAGAGTT
This portion of the Bacillus carboniphilus genome encodes:
- a CDS encoding MFS transporter: MNSNIKKNKNYLTLITAQLISSLGDWLSIIAVITLVGLKWEATSLQISFIILSLALPMAIFGPFSGIIADRFNRKGLMIVSDVFRAVFIIGLAFANSIWIVYACLFMTGLFASVFVPAKNGKLKEVVPLEDMKSAMSITSMIDSGTKVLGPLLSGLLVSLFGTQFVFYIDSVTFIVSAALISLLPASVNEMTQTPLEKRSFKEDLVEGMSFIKSNSFLYVGLIFLGTSLLILQLSDSQAIVLMRQIPSFSANQFGLFVATVGIGTFICGSILAKKTDYHAFKLMLSGVCLIGCGFSILAILTVLNLPLFIVWGSILGLMVGFAAGLVFIPFQASVQIKTPTNLTGRVFGVINSVSTTATIVGPLLGGILVTVIGIIPTFILTGSLLIFSFAIGLFFRSNIERGKLDVSKS
- a CDS encoding TetR/AcrR family transcriptional regulator, with product MSPKVSQEHKERRRAKILDAARNVFIKYGFEKATMKHIMEESSVSRGGLYQYFSNKEDVMKVVLEEELDVFSEKINATLSNQPSSYWKTLQELLLTSHDDNNEVLTDPLTPAKIEFHLTSKNDEQRLIFAKKRYKHFLNIYARIIKEGQQKGEFSSKYEAEVIAGSIISFTDGVYIGYDVLSKEVELKKQMNLFVDSLKFTLGVEH